A single window of Luteipulveratus halotolerans DNA harbors:
- a CDS encoding alkaline phosphatase D family protein: protein MDLSRRSLLIASVGTGAASLPFAAQASSSSRTSTSASDPFTLGVASGDPTADGVVLWTRLATDPLHESGLGGMPSRPVAVRYEVATDEQFRHVVRRGAVTARPESAHSVHVELTGLLAGREYFYRFRTDRHLSPTGRTRTTPAAHEMASALTMAFASCSQYEHGWFTAYRRLAEDEPGLVLHLGDYQYEYKAGVYQGRGGNVRDHAGPETVDLASYRQRHAQYKADPDLQAAHAVAPWLVVFDDHEIDNNWAADVPENTKPDEGNDSTARFLARRRAAFQAYYENMPLRRASIPSSDGIKIYRRSTWGRLATFHMMDTRQYRDDQACGDGWKPNCDARLDESRTITGPLQERWLLDGFRASRAQWDVLGQQVFFAEKDRNASAEVTDVSMDGWDGYAASRRRITQGWVDAGVRNPVVLTGDVHRSWANDLKVDYRDPDAPVVGSELVCTSITSTGDGDGSTTEPTMAINPHLKYYNDDRGYVRTRITPRSMTADFRAVTTVATPGASVATRASFELLDGQRGLQRRL from the coding sequence ATGGACCTTTCCCGCAGAAGTCTCCTGATCGCGTCGGTCGGCACCGGCGCCGCCTCCCTCCCGTTCGCCGCGCAGGCCTCGTCGTCCTCGCGGACCAGCACATCCGCGTCCGACCCGTTCACCCTCGGGGTGGCATCCGGCGACCCGACCGCCGACGGTGTCGTCCTGTGGACCCGTCTGGCCACCGACCCTCTTCATGAGTCGGGACTCGGCGGTATGCCGTCTCGTCCGGTCGCTGTCCGCTACGAGGTCGCCACGGACGAGCAGTTCCGACACGTCGTACGCAGGGGTGCCGTGACCGCACGGCCCGAGTCCGCGCACAGCGTGCACGTCGAGCTGACCGGACTGCTCGCGGGCCGGGAGTACTTCTACCGTTTCCGGACCGACCGTCACCTGAGCCCGACCGGTCGTACCCGCACGACCCCTGCCGCCCACGAGATGGCGTCCGCCCTGACGATGGCGTTCGCGTCGTGCTCGCAGTACGAGCACGGGTGGTTCACGGCCTACCGACGCCTCGCGGAGGACGAGCCGGGTCTGGTGCTGCACCTCGGCGACTACCAGTACGAGTACAAGGCGGGCGTCTACCAGGGCCGCGGCGGCAACGTGCGCGACCATGCCGGCCCGGAGACGGTCGACCTCGCGAGCTACCGCCAGCGGCACGCTCAGTACAAGGCCGACCCCGACCTGCAGGCCGCCCACGCGGTCGCGCCGTGGCTGGTGGTCTTCGACGACCACGAGATCGACAACAACTGGGCGGCCGACGTGCCCGAGAACACCAAGCCCGACGAGGGCAACGACTCGACCGCCCGCTTCCTGGCCCGTCGCCGCGCGGCGTTCCAGGCCTACTACGAGAACATGCCCTTGCGTCGCGCGAGCATCCCGAGCAGCGACGGCATCAAGATCTACCGCCGCAGCACCTGGGGCCGGCTCGCGACCTTCCACATGATGGACACGCGTCAGTACCGCGACGACCAGGCCTGCGGCGACGGCTGGAAGCCCAACTGCGATGCGCGGCTAGATGAGTCGCGCACGATCACCGGTCCCCTTCAGGAGCGGTGGCTGCTCGACGGGTTCCGCGCCTCGCGCGCCCAGTGGGACGTGCTCGGGCAGCAGGTGTTCTTCGCCGAGAAGGACCGCAACGCCAGCGCCGAGGTCACCGACGTCTCGATGGACGGCTGGGACGGGTACGCCGCCTCACGCCGACGCATCACCCAGGGCTGGGTGGACGCCGGCGTCCGCAACCCGGTCGTCCTCACAGGTGACGTGCACCGCAGCTGGGCCAACGACCTCAAGGTCGACTACCGCGATCCTGACGCGCCCGTGGTCGGCTCGGAGCTGGTGTGCACCTCGATCACCTCGACCGGTGACGGCGACGGCTCGACGACCGAGCCGACCATGGCCATCAACCCGCACCTGAAGTACTACAACGACGACCGGGGCTACGTCCGTACGCGCATCACACCGCGGTCGATGACCGCCGACTTCCGGGCGGTCACCACCGTGGCGACGCCGGGCGCCTCGGTGGCGACGCGGGCATCGTTCGAGCTGCTCGACGGGCAGCGCGGCCTGCAGCGTCGCCTCTGA
- a CDS encoding NAD(P)H-binding protein — protein sequence MTATRTALVTGATGYVGSRLVPHLLEIGWHVKVLARRPERLTVHAWGDQVDVVPGDAADPDTLRRALADVDVAYYLLHSMDGGGDLSRRDHDLATTFASVAHERSVGRIVYLGGLHPSGRLSEHLASRTDVGEVFLASPVPAAVLQAGILIGTGSASFEMLRHLTHRLPVMVTPRWVTSRIQPIAIADALHYLAAAGTLPADVDRAFDIGGPDVLTYEQMIQRYVAVAGLRPRRIVVVPVLTPALASRWVGLVTPVPSGIARPLVDSLVHDAVCDEHDLTDLVGAPAEGATSYDDAVRRALDGSRDGPESIDPGDPSWAGPR from the coding sequence ATGACCGCGACGCGCACCGCACTCGTCACCGGCGCCACGGGCTACGTCGGCTCCCGGCTCGTACCCCACCTGCTCGAGATCGGTTGGCACGTCAAGGTTCTCGCGCGCAGACCCGAACGTCTCACGGTGCACGCATGGGGCGACCAGGTCGACGTCGTACCTGGTGACGCTGCCGATCCTGACACGCTGCGCCGTGCGCTTGCTGACGTCGACGTGGCCTACTACCTGCTCCACTCGATGGACGGCGGTGGCGACCTCAGCCGTCGCGACCACGATCTCGCGACCACGTTCGCGTCGGTGGCGCACGAACGGTCGGTCGGACGCATCGTCTACCTCGGCGGCCTGCATCCCTCCGGCCGGCTGTCCGAGCACCTTGCGTCGCGGACCGACGTCGGCGAAGTCTTCCTCGCTTCCCCCGTGCCCGCCGCGGTCCTTCAGGCCGGCATCCTCATCGGCACCGGGTCGGCGTCCTTCGAGATGCTGCGACACCTGACCCACCGGCTGCCGGTCATGGTCACGCCGCGGTGGGTCACCAGCCGCATCCAGCCGATCGCGATCGCCGATGCCCTGCACTACCTTGCCGCCGCAGGCACACTGCCTGCCGACGTCGACCGCGCGTTCGACATCGGCGGACCGGACGTGCTCACGTACGAGCAGATGATTCAGCGGTACGTCGCCGTCGCCGGTCTGCGACCACGCCGCATCGTCGTCGTGCCCGTCCTCACACCCGCACTCGCGAGCCGGTGGGTCGGCCTCGTCACGCCCGTGCCCTCCGGCATCGCACGGCCGCTCGTCGACAGCCTCGTGCACGACGCCGTGTGCGACGAGCACGACCTCACCGACCTGGTGGGCGCACCCGCCGAGGGCGCGACGTCGTACGACGATGCGGTGCGTCGCGCTCTCGACGGCTCGCGTGACGGCCCAGAGTCGATCGACCCCGGCGACCCGTCGTGGGCCGGACCTCGCTAG
- a CDS encoding CPBP family intramembrane glutamic endopeptidase → MPSPEVVARRRVVCVVTALVGAVLLALSLSTPPGSSRFYPLAAALALTWFVGALLAGPVRIARTRPRAPTTPAVAGLLAGLALAGACVVGTALIGSFAPVHSAVTEVTDIARRGVPALVLPVAVVTGAAEELFFRGAVFDALPRDRAVVGSTAVYALITLATGNLMLVLAAAVLGGVTSQQRRVTGGVLAPVVTHAVWSTCMVLALPPVLELVGP, encoded by the coding sequence ATGCCGTCGCCCGAGGTGGTCGCACGCCGACGTGTCGTGTGCGTCGTGACCGCCCTCGTCGGCGCTGTGCTGCTGGCGCTGTCGCTGAGCACCCCGCCGGGCAGCTCGCGCTTCTACCCGCTCGCGGCGGCGTTGGCCCTCACCTGGTTCGTCGGAGCGCTGCTGGCCGGCCCGGTCCGCATCGCACGCACCCGCCCTCGGGCACCCACCACCCCGGCGGTCGCCGGGCTGCTCGCGGGTCTCGCGCTCGCCGGCGCATGTGTCGTGGGCACCGCACTGATCGGGTCGTTCGCCCCGGTCCATTCCGCGGTCACCGAGGTGACCGACATCGCCCGCAGAGGAGTGCCCGCGCTGGTCCTCCCCGTCGCCGTCGTCACCGGTGCCGCTGAGGAGCTGTTCTTCCGCGGTGCGGTCTTCGACGCCCTGCCCCGTGACCGGGCCGTGGTCGGGTCCACGGCGGTGTACGCCCTCATCACGCTGGCCACCGGCAACCTGATGCTCGTCCTCGCCGCCGCCGTGCTCGGTGGTGTCACGTCCCAGCAGCGACGCGTCACCGGCGGAGTCCTCGCCCCGGTCGTCACGCACGCCGTGTGGTCGACCTGCATGGTCCTCGCCCTGCCGCCGGTCCTGGAGCTGGTCGGCCCATGA